The sequence below is a genomic window from Natrinema salifodinae.
GATGATAGCACCCGAATGCTGGACGACGCGCACTCCGTACTGCGAGAAGACGCCGTGATGGCGGAGTTAATCGACCGACACGACCCGTACGTCGAACGAGACTGGGACGAATTCGAACGGCTCTGCATCTCGATTATCAATCAGCAACTCTCGACCGCATCGGCGATGGCCGTCCGAGAGCGAGTGTTCGAACTGTTCCGTGACGAGGTCACTCCCGAGGCCGTGTTAGAAGCGGAAGACGAAGCGCTCCTCGCGGCCGGACTGTCCCGGAGTAAGGTCGAGTATATGCGTAACGCCGCCCGTTCGTTCCGGAAGAACGATTTCACGCGAGACGGCCTGGCCGACCACTCCAACGAGGAGGTGACCGATGCCCTCACCGACATCAAGGGCATCGGACCGTGGACGGCACGTATGTTCCTCTTATTCGTGCTCGAAAGACCGGACGTGTTACCGCTCGGAGACCTCGCGATCCGCCGGGCAATCGAGGCACTCTACGGCGACGGTGAAGAGATGACTCGCGCCGAGATGCGGGAGGTCGCCGAGCCGTGGCGTCCGTACCGGAGCGTTGCCACTCGGTATCTCTGGGCCGAGTACGAGTCCGAGTAGGGGTACTCTCTCGATCGGTCGACCCGCGTAGATCCTCTCAGAGGCGGCTTTCTGTCGTCACGACGGCGGATTCGGGGTCAGCTATCGTCGATGATGGGTGGGGTCGAGCGGGCAACACCTACTGCTCGTCAATGAGCGGCGCGTACCGGTCCCGTGGCGGTTCACCGACCGTCGCGCAGCACGAGTAATCGCGTACTGTCGCGACTCGTGCGAGCGAAACTGTCCGTCACCGAGGAGATAACAGGGAGTTACGCCCCCGAAAATGCAGGCCGCGAGCAAGGGGGCGAGAAACGGAAAACTGTCCCGCGAGACGGCCCCGCCGACTCAAGTGCGAACCGGTCTCGAGGCCTAGTGACAATGGCGAACGAGACACCTCCCACCGACCCCGACGCGCCCGATCAGCGACGGATGACGACCGATCCCGAACGCATTAGAGAGTGGGCCGAGGCCCGCGACGCCGTGCCGGTCTCGATCCGCGGCGGCGGCAGCGGCGAGGGGCCGACCCACTCGTTCGCACGCCGCGACGAGATCAGCGAGGATCACGAGGAGTACACCTGGGACGAGTTCGTCGACCGGTTCCGTGACGAGGATCTGGTCTTTGTCTACCACGAGGAGGACGAACCGAGCGGCGAGGACCTGGGCTTCTTCGAGATGGTCGAGCGCGACCAGGCCTTCGACCGGGCCGATCTCGGCCGCGACGAACTCGAGGACGCGCTCCGGCGCGGCGAGACGGTGACGACGGAAGTCGTCGAGACGCAGGTGGTCGAGACCGAAATCGTCGAGCGGGA
It includes:
- a CDS encoding DNA-3-methyladenine glycosylase family protein, which translates into the protein MLDDAHSVLREDAVMAELIDRHDPYVERDWDEFERLCISIINQQLSTASAMAVRERVFELFRDEVTPEAVLEAEDEALLAAGLSRSKVEYMRNAARSFRKNDFTRDGLADHSNEEVTDALTDIKGIGPWTARMFLLFVLERPDVLPLGDLAIRRAIEALYGDGEEMTRAEMREVAEPWRPYRSVATRYLWAEYESE